From Phycisphaerae bacterium, the proteins below share one genomic window:
- a CDS encoding VCBS repeat-containing protein, translating to MPFRLTAGLIAIAMLTGTTCPITTTPSEFPKTVAWEPHTVNTGAAVRPTVVEVADFDNDNKMDVVAGYAGQDAQLPAVFIYFQADVNTFTAVQLASSADLSGVTALAVADIDGDTHRDVVVACNGRLQYLHSPADPRQSSGWMMSTIDQSSGTGIGQWSDVAVNTIDGATNGPDLVASNQNTGRLSWFKSPGPSPADGTGWLRTDIDAATRANAAGVAIADFDADTRLDVISTAPGEGGGAAPRIAWYKNPADPVADTWEKHAIGDLPSATRVILADLDADGRSDVVSINGPGRQVAWYDRPTDATTDWPGFLITQFTSNTPIDVKAADIDGNNQLDLVVATQNANTLRWFTPAPGHVQTDQWIENNLRDLEGIPSRIALGDMDGDGRPDVVVPLQGQTTAQDSIIWFENPE from the coding sequence ATTGATCGCCATCGCTATGCTCACCGGCACCACTTGCCCGATCACGACGACGCCTTCTGAGTTTCCCAAGACCGTGGCGTGGGAGCCCCACACCGTCAACACGGGAGCGGCGGTCCGACCGACCGTCGTGGAAGTCGCCGATTTCGACAACGACAACAAGATGGATGTCGTCGCGGGGTATGCCGGTCAAGATGCTCAGCTTCCCGCTGTGTTCATTTACTTTCAGGCAGACGTGAACACGTTCACCGCCGTGCAACTTGCCTCCAGCGCGGACCTATCCGGCGTGACCGCCTTGGCGGTCGCAGACATCGACGGCGACACCCATCGCGACGTGGTCGTCGCTTGCAACGGTCGACTGCAATACCTGCACAGCCCGGCCGACCCGCGCCAGTCCTCCGGCTGGATGATGAGCACGATTGACCAGTCGTCCGGCACCGGCATCGGCCAATGGAGCGACGTGGCCGTGAATACGATTGATGGCGCCACGAACGGCCCGGACCTCGTCGCCAGCAACCAGAACACCGGACGGCTCAGTTGGTTCAAGAGTCCCGGTCCCAGCCCCGCCGACGGGACGGGCTGGCTACGAACCGACATCGATGCCGCGACTCGCGCCAACGCGGCCGGCGTGGCGATCGCCGACTTCGATGCCGATACGCGCCTCGACGTGATCTCTACAGCACCCGGCGAAGGTGGTGGCGCCGCCCCGCGTATCGCCTGGTATAAAAACCCCGCGGATCCCGTCGCCGACACCTGGGAAAAACACGCGATTGGCGACCTTCCATCCGCCACACGAGTCATTCTCGCTGACCTCGACGCCGACGGCCGCTCCGATGTCGTCTCGATCAACGGACCGGGCCGCCAAGTGGCTTGGTATGATCGACCGACCGATGCCACGACGGACTGGCCCGGCTTTCTCATCACACAGTTCACTTCCAATACGCCGATCGACGTCAAGGCCGCCGATATCGACGGGAACAACCAGCTCGATCTCGTCGTCGCCACGCAGAACGCCAACACCCTCCGCTGGTTCACGCCGGCCCCCGGCCATGTCCAGACCGATCAATGGATCGAGAACAACCTTCGCGACCTTGAGGGAATCCCCAGCCGAATCGCCTTAGGAGACATGGACGGGGACGGTCGGCCGGACGTCGTCGTTCCGCTTCAGGGGCAGACGACGGCGCAGGACTCCATCATCTGGTTTGAGAACCCCGAGTAA